A stretch of Camelina sativa cultivar DH55 chromosome 18, Cs, whole genome shotgun sequence DNA encodes these proteins:
- the LOC104761481 gene encoding histone H2A.6 translates to MAGRGKTLGSGAAKKATSRSSKAGLQFPVGRIARFLKAGKYAERVGAGAPVYLAAVLEYLAAEVLELAGNAARDNKKTRIVPRHIQLAVRNDEELSKLLGDVTIANGGVMPNIHNLLLPKKSGPSKPQED, encoded by the exons atggCGGGTCGTGGGAAAACACTAGGATCCGGTGCGGCGAAGAAAGCAACGTCTCGGAGTAGCAAAGCTGGGCTTCAATTCCCTGTGGGTCGTATCGCTCGTTTCTTGAAAGCTGGTAAATACGCCGAACGTGTTGGTGCTGGTGCTCCTGTTTATCTCGCCGCCGTTCTCGAGTATTTGGCCGCCGAG GTTCTTGAACTCGCTGGGAACGCAGCAAGAGATAACAAGAAGACACGTATTGTTCCTCGTCACATTCAGCTCGCTGTGAGAAACGATGAGGAGCTAAGCAAGCTTCTTGGAGATGTGACGATTGCTAACGGAGGAGTGATGCCTAATAtccacaatcttcttctccctaAGAAGTCTGGACCTTCAAAGCCTCAGGAAGATTAG
- the LOC104761480 gene encoding uncharacterized protein LOC104761480: protein MEDSSRKSQKKKKKNKNIPTVWFSLKKSLHCKSEPSDVHDPTKPSTTSNNTKQQQQHLSTISTKRNSSIGGAAVCGGGLSGCSRSIANLKDVIHGSKRHFDRPPPTSSPRSMGSNEFLNPITHEVILSNSTCEFKITGVGGDMAASPAGAADSNGGGGGGGGNGRSTTYVGMLRPGTPMHYLNRSASHRSQTKKGSSALSERDRGGGGGGGGERFHTNRRVSLEMNRDSPVNGSNSNSSVSCHKCGEQFNKLEAAEAHHLSKHAVSELVEGDSSRKIVEIICRTSWLKSENQCGRIDRVLKVHNMQKTLARFEEYRETVKIRASKLQKKHPRCLADGNELLRFHGTTVACGLGINGSTSICTADKCSVCRIIRNGFSAKREEKNNGIGVFTASTSGRAFESILVNGGDVDRTVRKVLIVCRVIAGRVHRPVENVEEMNGLMSGFDSLAGKVGLYTNVEELYLLNPKALLPCFVVICKP, encoded by the exons atggaagattcaagtagaaaaagccaaaagaagaagaagaagaacaagaacatcCCAACTGTTTGGTTCTCACTCAAGAAGTCTCTCCACTGCAAATCCGAACCATCTGATGTCCACGATCCTACTAAACCATCCACTACCAGTAAtaataccaaacaacaacaacaacacctctCCACCATCTCCACCAAGAGAAACTCCAGCATCGGAGGCGCCGCCGTGTGCGGTGGTGGCTTATCAGGATGTTCAAGATCGATAGCGAATCTCAAAGACGTAATCCATGGAAGCAAAAGACATTTCGATAGACCACCACCAACTAGTAGTCCTCGTTCTATGGGAAGCAATGAGTTTCTCAATCCCATTACTCATGAAGTTATCCTTAGTAACTCAACTTGCGAGTTTAAGATCACTGGTGTTGGAGGAGACATGGCTGCTTCACCTGCCGGAGCAGCAGATTCCAATGGTggcggcggcggtggaggaggGAATGGTCGGTCAACGACTTATGTGGGTATGTTGAGACCAGGTACACCGATGCATTATCTTAACCGCTCAGCATCTCACCggagccaaacaaaaaaaggatcTTCTGCTCTGTCCGAGAgagacagaggaggaggaggaggaggaggaggagaaaggtTTCATACAAACAGGAGAGTTTCATTAGAGATGAACAGAGACTCTCCCGTTAATGGAAGCAACTCgaactcctctgtttcttgtcaTAAATGTGGTGAACAGTTCAATAAACTTGAAGCTGCTGAAGCTCATCATCTCTCTAAACACGCCG TATCAGAGCTAGTAGAAGGAGACTCATCAAGAAAGATAGTGGAGATAATATGCAGAACGAGCTGGTTAAAATCAGAGAACCAATGTGGAAGAATCGATCGAGTATTAAAAGTTCACAATATGCAAAAGACATTAGCTAGATTCGAAGAATACAGAGAGACAGTTAAAATCAGAGCGAGCAAACTTCAGAAGAAGCATCCGAGATGTCTAGCTGATGGGAACGAGCTGCTTAGGTTCCACGGTACCACAGTGGCTTGTGGTTTAGGTATAAACGGGTCAACGAGTATATGCACGGCGGATAAGTGTAGTGTTTGTCGGATTATAAGAAACGGGTTCTCGGCGAAACGAGAGGAGAAGAACAATGGGATTGGTGTGTTCACGGCTTCGACTAGTGGGAGAGCGTTTGAGTCGATTTTGGTTAACGGTGGAGATGTTGATCGGACGGTGAGGAAAGTGTTGATTGTTTGTAGGGTTATTGCCGGGAGAGTGCATAGGCCGGTGGAGAATGTGGAGGAGATGAATGGGTTGATGAGTGGGTTTGATTCATTGGCTGGTAAAGTTGGTTTGTATACAAATGTGGAGGAGCTTTATTTGCTTAATCCTAAAGCTTTGCTTCCTTGCTTTGTGGTCATTTGCAAACCCTAA
- the LOC104761482 gene encoding formin-like protein 5: MFGMIRGGMGDQNCTRLVLWLILLSGFLVVTLEENAEKDETFRSQFMAPPSTGQVNTQLVETSWSQRCWQDSDCVKEAVAAFNLCFPGLEDNKELFGLNHSHLKQTLLDCIQEKGKLNGHNPKYLELLSSLVDTTPRRNLATRPGSSPSPSPSPSPPRPPKRNPGPPTRSRSPPPRRSSFPPSKSPPPPPAKKNVSKTPKSAPVSPAKKKEDHQKTIIIAVVVTAVSTFLLAALFFLCCTRVCGNGSGGRKNDERPLLSLSSSDYSVGSSINYGGSVKGEKPGHQSYNIYSNQGKMSSSFDGSNSDNSDSLEERMSQEGMHNSSITNHGMPPLKPPPGRTASALSGKSLSGKVEPLPPEPPKFFKVSSKKGSAPPAPAPAPPMPSSAGPPRPPPPAPPPGSGGPRPPPPPGLKGPRPPPPMSLGPKAPRPASGPAKASEDDGPSKTKLKPFFWDKVQANPEHSMVWNDIRSGSFQFNEEMIESLFGYAAADKNKNDKKGSSGQVTLPQFIQILEPKKGQNLSILLRALNATTEEVCDALREGNELPVEFIQTLLKMAPTPEEELKLRLYCGEIAQLGTAERFLKAVVDIPFAFKRLEALLFMCTLHEEMAFVKESFQTLEVACKELRGSRLFLKLLEAVLKTGNRMNDGTFRGGAQAFKLDTLLKLADVKGTDGKTTLLQFVVQEIIRTEGLRAARTIRESQSFSSVKTEDLLAEETTEEAEENYRNLGLQKVSGLSSELENVKKSANIDADGLTGTVLKMGHALSKARDFVNSEMKSSGEESGFREALEDFIQNAEGSIVSVIEEEKRIMALVKSTGDYFHGKAGKDEGLRLFVIVRDFLIILDKSCKEVREARGRPVRMARKQGSTASSASETPRQPLSVDPRQKLFPAISERRMDQSSSDSD, encoded by the exons GTAGAAACATCATGGTCGCAGCGTTGTTGGCAAGATTCAGATTGTGTGAAGGAAGCTGTCGCAGCATTCAATCTATGTTTTCCAGGTTTGGAGGATAATAAGGAACTATTTGGTTTGAATCACTCCCATCTAAAGCAGACTCTTCTTGATTGTAtccaagaaaaaggaaagttaaATGGTCATAACCCCAAGTATCTTGAGCTCCTATCATCTCTGGTTGATACTACTCCGAGGAGAAACCTAGCTACTAGACCAGGCTCTtccccttctccttctccttccccTTCCCCTCCCCGTCCTCCTAAGCGTAATCCAGGCCCACCTACTCGATCAAGATCCCCACCTCCACGGAGATCATCTTTTCCCCCATCAAAAtctccccctcctcctcctgctAAGAAAAACGTTTCTAAAACTCCAAAATCTGCACCTGTTTCACCTGCGAAAAAGAAAGAGGATCATCAGAAAACAATCATCATTGCTGTTGTTGTGACTGCAGTTTCTACGTTTTTGCTTGCTGCATTATTCTTCTTATGCTGCACCAGGGTTTGTGGAAATGGTTCAGGAGGCAGGAAAAATGATGAACGGCCTCTACTCAGTTTAAGCAGTAGCGATTACTCTgttg GTTCCTCCATTAACTATGGTGGTTCTGTTAAAGGAGAGAAGCCGGGTCATCAATCTTATAACATTTACTCAAACCAAGGAAAAATGTCATCATCTTTCGATGGAAGTAATTCAGACAATTCGGATTCGTTAGAAGAAAGGATGTCACAGGAAGGAATGCATAATAGTAGTATTACCAATCACGGGATGCCACCTTTGAAGCCTCCACCTGGAAGAACAGCTTCTGCACTTTCAGGGAAGTCTCTTTCTGGTAAAGTGGAGCCTCTTCCACCGGAACCACCCAAATTCTTTAAGGTATCCTCAAAAAAGGGTTCTGCTCCTCCTGCGCCAGCTCCAGCACCACCAATGCCATCTTCAGCTGGTCCTCCACGACCACCTCCTCCAGCTCCTCCACCTGGTTCTGGTGGGCCTAGGCCGCCACCTCCTCCTGGACTTAAAGGACCACGTCCACCTCCACCGATGAGTCTGGGCCCAAAAGCACCCCGACCAGCTTCTGGGCCAGCAAAGGCATCAGAGGATGATGGTCCCTCCAAAACAAAGCTGAAGCCATTTTTCTGGGATAAAGTTCAAGCAAACCCAGAACATTCAATGGTTTGGAATGATATAAGATCAGGATCCTTTCA GTTCAATGAAGAGATGATAGAGTCGTTATTCGGATATGCAGCAGCAGACAAGAATAAAAACGACAAGAAGGGGTCCTCTGGACAAGTTACTTTACCTCAGTTTATTCAGATTCTGGAACCAAAGAAAGGACAAAATCTGTCAATTCTTTTGCGTGCTTTGAATGCGACAACAGAAGAAGTGTGTGATGCACTTCGCGAAG GAAATGAGCTTCCTGTAGAATTCATTCAGACTCTGTTAAAGATGGCACCAACACCAGAAGAAGAACTAAAGCTTAGATTATACTGTGGTGAAATAGCTCAACTGGGAACCGCTGAACGATTCCTGAAAGCAGTCGTTGATATCCCTTTCGCTTTCAAGCGTCTAGAGGCACTTCTATTTATGTGTACACTCCATGAAGAAATGGCCTTTGTTAAAGAATCATTTCAGACATTAGAG GTTGCTTGTAAAGAACTTAGGGGAAGTCGGCTGTTCCTGAAGCTCTTAGAGGCCGTTCTCAAGACGGGAAACCGAATGAATGATGGTACATTCAGGGGTGGTGCTCAAGCTTTCAAGCTGGACACTCTTTTAAAATTAGCAGACGTCAAGGGCACTGATGGGAAAACAACGCTCCTCCAGTTCGTTGTTCAAGAGATAATTAGGACTGAAGGTTTAAGAGCGGCTCGTACTATCAGAGAGAGCCAAAGCTTCTCAAGTGTTAAAACAGAGGATCTTTTAGCCGAGGAAACCACTGAAGAGGCAGAAGAGAATTACCGTAATCTTGGACTTCAGAAAGTTTCAGGGTTGAGCAGTGAGCTTGAAAATGTAAAGAAATCTGCAAACATAGATGCTGATGGTTTAACAGGGACTGTTCTTAAAATGGGTCATGCTTTGTCGAAAGCTCGGGACTTTGTCAACTCTGAGATGAAGAGTTCAGGCGAGGAAAGTGGGTTTCGTGAAGCGCTAGAAGATTTTATTCAAAATGCTGAAGGTAGCATCGTGTCAGTgatcgaagaagagaagagaataatGGCTTTGGTGAAAAGTACAGGGGACTATTTCCATGGCAAAGCTGGAAAAGATGAAGGGTTGcgtttgtttgtgattgtgcGTGATTTTTTGATAATCTTAGATAAGTCCTGCAAAGAAGTCAGAGAGGCACGAGGAAGACCCGTAAGGATGGCCAGAAAACAGGGCTCTACAGCCTCATCTGCTTCTGAAACTCCAAGACAACCACTTTCAGTAGATCCTAGGCAGAAGCTGTTTCCAGCTATTTCAGAGAGACGCATGGATCAGTCTAGTTCAGATTCAGactaa